A region of the Polaribacter sp. L3A8 genome:
AATTAAATATGGATTGTTTTTAAAAACCGTTATCATTGTTTTATTACTTTGGATGTTTGCTTTTATCGCTGGTCTTTCGGCCTCGGTAGTTAGAGCCGTTACCATGTTTACTTTTTTAGCAATCGGCTTATCTTTGAGAAGGAAAAACGTAGTAGAATTTTCATTTATTTCATCCATGCTTTTCTTACTATTGATAAAACCCATGTTTCTGTTTGATGTTGGTTTTCAATTAAGTTATTTAGCCGTTTTTGGCATTCTTTGGGTACAACCAAAATTGTATAAAGTTTACAATCCAAGATTTTTTTTAGACAAGAAAATTTGGCAATTATTCACCGTTTCAATTGCAGCTCAAATAGGCATTTTACCTTTAAGTATTTATTACTTTCAACAATTTCCAGGGTTGTTTTTAGCATCAAATTTAGTAATCATTCCTTTTTTAAGTGCTATTTTAATCGGAGGGATTTTAGTTATTATTGCATCACTTTTACATATTTTACCTCAATTTTTAGCGGATATTTATGGAGTTATCATATCTGGAATGAACGACTTTGTAAGTTGGGTTTCTCATCAAGAAGAATTCTTGTTCAAAGAAATTTCAATATCATTTATTACGATGTTGTGTTGGTATGTATTCTTATTTTTAGGTGTTTATTTTCTTATAGAAAAATCATCCAAAAAACTCATTTACTTTTTTATTTCAATTTTATTATTACAAAGTGTTTATCTAATAGAATCGAATCAAAATAAAGTAAAAGAAGAGTTAATTGTATTTCATAAAAGCAGGTTTTCTATGATTGGAAAGCGGGTAGGAGCGCAACTCTTTTTACAACACGATATAGATAGTGTAAGGTTTAAAAAAGAAAATAGTATTAAATCGTATAGTGTTTCAGAAGGAATTATACAAGTTAAAGAAACCAGTTTTAAGAACTTTGTAAAGTTTTCTAATAAAGACGTTTTATTGATAGACAGTTTGGGTGTTTATAATATTACAGGATTAAAAAAGCCAATTGTTGTGATGCAATATTCGCCTAAAATAAACCTAACAAGGTTGATAAAAACAATAAAACCATCGCAAATTATTGCAGATGGTTCTAATTATAAAAGTTATGTAATTCGTTGGGAAAAGTTGTGCTTAAAACATCAAATACCTTTTCACTACACAGGACAAAAAGGAGCGTTTATTATTGATTAATTTTTCTGTAAAGTTTTTTCTTTTTCTTAGAAATATTTCCACTAAGATTTTATAGATTCCTGCCTTCGCAGGAATGACAAAATGGAAATAGTTTATAAGTATTATTACAAATTACTTTTAAAATCTTTATCAAATTCACCCCATTTTTTAGTTTCGTATATTTTTTCAGAAAAATAGACCAATACCTTTTCCATTGTTTCTGTATCTAAATACCCAGGAATTCTGTCTAATAATTCCTCTTTTTCAGTCAGAAATAATGTGGTTGGGTAAGATAATTTACCATCCATTAAAGTAGCAGCTAATTGGTTATAACCACGTCTTCCTTCTTTTTGATATTTAAAGGTATGTTCATTAAAAAGAATGTCCTTTTTGCCTTCTCCATCTAGTTTAACGGCATAAAAGTTTTTATTAATATAATCGCCTATAGTCTTATTAGAATAAGTGTTTAAATCCATTTTTTTACAATAGCCACACCAATCTGTATAGACATCAATTAAAATAGGTTTAGGATTCTTTTTATTTAATTTAATGGCCTCTTCAAAACCAAGCCATTTTATATTTTCTTGTGCATTTATATTCAAACAAAATAGTAAAATTGCAATAAGTAATTTAAAGTTTTTCATGCTTTATAAGTCGAAATAGGTGTATCAAATTTACAAAAAAAAAAGTAAAGCATCGAAATACGATGCTTTACTGAAATATTTATAAGGAATAAAATTACTTTACTCCGTGCATTAGTTTTTTTAATAAAGGGTTTAAAACAATAGATATTAAACCAACAGCTATTGGTACTAACGTAAAAATTAAAAAGAAAGTACTTAATGAGTGTTCTTCTGTTATTTTATCAATCATTCCTCCCATTGTACCTGCAGCTTTTTGTCCTATTGCAATGGCTAAATACCAAATACCAAACATAAAACCAATCATTCTACCTGGTACTAATTTACTTAGGTAAGATAAACCTACTGGTGAGATACAAAGTTCTCCCATGGTATGAAATAAATAAGCAAATATTAAGAAAAACATACTAACAGAAGCTGTTTTAGCTCCTTGTTCTATACCCATTGTACCTATAACTAATACGCCAAAACCTAAACCTAAAAGAATAAGACCTAAACCATATTTCATAGCTGCACTTGGGTTGTATTTACTTTCCCACCATTTAGAAAACAAAGGAGCGAGTGTAATGATAAAGAATGAATTTAAGATACCAAACCAAGAAGCACCAACTTCTGTTGCATCTGCACTAAATTCTCTGTTTACTTTCCAAATAACAATTCCCCAAAGAGTAACAAATGCCAACCCTAAAATGATATTAGAAAAAGGAATTTTAGAATATGTTTTCTTAAATAATAAATAGAGCACCCAAGTAATAATTGCCAAAGGACCTACTGTTAATATTAAATCGATTATTTTAAATATCATTGCAGATGATCCTGCAAGTGTTCTTCCTGTATAATCTCTAGCAAAAATGGTCATTGAACCTAAAGATTGCTCAAAAGCAGCAAAGAAAAATACCGTAAAAATTCCGAAGATAGCAACGGCAATAATCTTGTCTCTAATAATTTTGGTATATCTAGAGATTCTAGAGATTACTAAATATAAGAATAGCACCAATGCTGTTAGAATGGTAACGTTAGAACCATCCATAGATCCTATTTTAAAATCTAAAATATTAATATCTCCAACTTTAGACATTGGGTCATTAAAAAGATATAAAACACCTCCTAATGCAGAAAGTATAATCAAAATTTTATCTAACCCTGTAAAAGGATTTAATTTTTCTTCTGATGAGTTCTGTTCTGTTGGACTAACTTCATTAATGTTTTGAGCAAGTTCTACTTCGTATACTTTTGATGGTTTTTCTCCAATACTACCAAATAAATCTTTAGCTAACCAGAATTGTAACATTCCTAAAAACATAAAAATTCCTGCAAGACCAAAGCCCCAAGACCATCCAATATTTTCTGCTAAATATCCACAAAGCATCATTCCGAAAAAAGCACCTGCGTTAACTCCCATGTAAAATATGGTGTAAGCTCCATCTTTTTTAGATTCTTTTCCTTTATACATTTCAGAAATCATAGAAGTTACATTCGGTTTAAAAAAACCAGTACCAATAACTAATAATGCTAAACCTAAGTATAATGTAAATTGTGTTTCAAATACCATAGAAGCATGGCCTAACATCATAATAAAACAACCAATAACTACTGCCCACTTATATCCCGTAATTTTATCAGCAACCCAACCACCAACAATAGGTGTTAAATATAAAAGAGATGCATAGGTACCAATTAAAGCTAACGCATGTTCTCTTGGCCATTCCCAACCAGGGTTATCACCAATTAATGGAGCTGTTAAAAACAGTACCAATAAAATTCTCATTCCGTAAAATGAAAAACGTTCCCACATTTCTGTGAAAAATAAAACAAATAATCCAGCAGGATGTCCAATAACCTTGTCTTTAAACAGGTTTTCTATGTCTGTATTCATAAAATGATTTTTAAGTAATATAATTGTAAATAAAAAGCCCCGTAAACAGAGTTTATGAGGCTTTTTATTTGTTCTTTATTAGTCTGCTAATTCAAAGCCTTCTGCTTCATTATCGTGAATTTCAACTTCATTATCTTCAGCACCATGAGTTAATCTTTTTAAAGGTTTAAGTAGTGCGATTACTAGTAGCCCGAAAATTACAGTAAATATTACTATTCCTGTAAAAATAGTATATTCACCAAACTCAGCTGATTTTTCACCTAAAACACCTGCAACTTTACCTCCAAGGCCAGTTGCAGCAAAATATAATCCCATCATTAATGATGCATATTTTACAGGTGCTAATTTTGTAACAAATGATAAAGATACTGGTGATGAAGATAATTCACCAATTGTATGGAATAGATATGCTAAAATTAACCATTGCATACCAGAACTACCATTTGCTTCATATTCTCTAACAGCAAGAATCATAAAAACAAAACCTAGTCCCATAATAATGGTTCCCGTTGCCATTTTAAATAATGAAGAAGCTTCTTTATTTTTAAGTTTTCTTTTTGCCCATATATTTGCAATCCAAACCGCTAATAAAATAATGAAGCCAGCATTTAAACCTTGAAACATAGGTGTAGGTATAAGCATACCAAATAACATTCTATCTGTTTTTTGCTCTGTATAAACACTCATTAAGCCTCCAGCTTGCTCAAATGCACCCCAAAATACAACAACTAATAAGAAAGATAATAAAAGTACTAGGAATCTATCTTTCATTATTTTAGATTCTAAATCTTTATAAATCATCATTAATAAACCTACTACTAAAGATAAAAATACAAAGAGTGCTCCGTATCCCCAGTGATCAACACCTTCTTTAGTGTATCCAAAATATAGTGATAAAACTATCATCACTGTCATTATCCCTAAGTGTATTGGGGATTTGAATATATTTCCAAATATTTTTCCAATAGATACATTGTCTTTACTTTCTTTTGCTACAACTTTATTACCTACATGAGTTATAAATTTTTGTCCCCATATATATACAACTAAACCAAGTATCATTGCAATTCCTGCAAGACCAAATCCAGCGTGCCATCCCCATTTAGCTACAACCAATCCAATAAAAGTTGTTGCTAATAAAGAGCCTAAATTAATACCAATATAAAAGATACTAAATCCTTTATCTCTTCTGATATCGCCTTTTTTATAAAGACCACCAACCATTGTAGAAATATTAGGTTTTAAACACCCAACACCAATAATAATAAAACCCAAACCAGTAAAAAATGCCCAATCTTGTTCAATTGCTAATACTCCATGACCTATAGATAGAAGTACAGCACCTAACATTACTGTCTTTTTTTGGCCTAATACTTTGTCTGCTAATATCCCTCCAGGAATAGAGATAAGGTACACCAACATTACATACCAACCATATAATTGATATGCTTCTAACTCTGTCCATCCTAAACCAGGTCCATTTTTATCTGATGCTTGCGCAATCATATAAATTACCAAAATAGAACGCATTCCATAATAAGAAAAGCGCTCCCACATTTCTGTAAAAAATAAAACGTATAACCCAACTGGGTGACCAAATAATTCTTTTTGGTGCGGTAACTTAGCAGTATTGCTCATATATTTATTCTTTTATTTGTTTGATTTGTTATTTAAATTCTCGTCGATAAAGTTAGTCATTTTTGTAAACAAATTTAAACGCATATTTCTTCCTTTATAAATGCTGTGTGTTCTGTCTGGTACAATAAACATATCAAATTGTTTATTCGCTTCAATTAAAGAATTTATCATTCTGTAAGAGTTTTGTACATGCACATTATCATCACCAGTTCCATGAACCAATAAGTAGTTTCCTTTTAATTTATCGGCATAATTTATAGGCGAATTATCATCATAACCACTTGCATTTTCTTGTGGAGTTTGCATATATCGTTCTGTATAAACAGAATCATAAAAACGCCAAGAAGTAACAGGAGCAACGGCAATGGCTGTTGTAAAAATATCATTTCCTTTTAAAATACAATTTGTACTCATAAAACCACCATAAGACCATCCCCAAATACCAACATTGTTTTTGTCGATATAAGAACGTTCTACTAATTTTTTTGCAGCTGCAATTTGATCTTCAACTTCGTATTTACCTAATTCTTTCTGAGTTACCTTTTTAAAATCGGCACCTTTATAACCTGTTCCGCGTCCATCAATACAAACTACAATAATTCCTTTTTGTGCCAACATATTATGCCAGTAGTCGTTGCTCCCGTTCCAAGTATTTCCAACTTGTTGAGAACCAGGACCAGAATATTGAAACATTAAAAGTGGATATTTCTTTGTCTCATCAAAATCTAAAGGTTTTACCATCCACATATTTAAGTCGTTTCCATTAATGTTAATGGTAGAAAATTCTTTAGGACTCATTTTATATGCTGATAATCGTTCTTTTAAAGCAACATTATCTTTTATCACTTTTAACATTTTCCCTTTAGCTGTATATAAAGAATAAACAGGCGGAGTTTCTGCAGAAGAATACGTGTTGATGAAAAAGTTTAAGTTTTTACTAAAAGCAGCCGTATTTTGACCACCTTCATTACTTAATAATTTTTTACGTTTTCCATTTAAATTGATAGCGTAAACACCTCTGTTAATAGAACCATTTTCTACAGATTGATAGTAAATGGTTTTCTTTTTTTCGTTAAAACCATAGTAATTAGTTACTTCCCAGTTCCCTTTTGTAATTTGGTTGATGAGTTTTCCGTTAAAATCATAATGATAAATGTGGTTGTAACCGTCTTTTTCGCTCGTCCAAATAAAACTGTTGTCAGCTAAAAAAGTAAGGTTGTCTGTAATATCAATATATGCTTTGTCAGTTTCATTTAATAATAAAACTGTTGTTGCTTTTATAGGATTTACTTTGTGTAATTTTAAATTATTTTGATGGCGATTTAAAGTTGTTGCTACTAAAACATCGGCATCATTAGACCATTTAATTCTAGGAATATATTCGTAATCGCCTAAAGAAATTTTCTTTGTACTTGCTGTTGATAATGTGTACATGTGTAACGTTACATCTGCATTTTTTTCTCCGGCTTTTGGGTATTTAAAGACTTGTTGTGTTGGGTATAATTCAGTACCAACAATATCCATAGAAAAAGTAGGAACATTTGTTTCATCAAAACGTAAAAAAGCCAAATGTGTTCCGGTTTTGTTCCACTCAAAAGCTCTTACAAAGGCAAATTCTTCTTCGTAAACCCAATCTGTAATACCATTAATTACTTCATTTATTTTACCATCATTTGTAACTTGTATACTATTGTTTGATGCTAGATTTTTTATAAAAATATTGTTGTCTTTTGCATAGGCTATATTTTTATTATCCGGAGAAAAAACAGGTTCTTGAATATTTTCTTCAATTAAAGTTAAATTTTTTGATGCAATATCATACGCATAAAAAGTTCCTTTAAAAGAATGTCTATATATTTTCTTGAAGTTTGTACCTAAAATCAATTTGGTTTCATCATTATTAAAACTGTAAGATGAAAAGCTATTTAAGTCCTTTAAATTGGCGCTATTTACAATTGTTTCTACTTTTTCTAACGTTTTGTAGCTGTATTTGTCTACAGATACCGATCTAGTTTGTCTATTATAGTCTAAAACAGCATAAAAATCGCCATTCATAGAGTTTAAAGAATTCATTCTTTCTGCAGAAAACGTTCCGTTCCAGATTTCTTCTAGCGTAATTTCTTTTAAATTTGATGTTTGTTTTGGTGTTGTTTGTGCTGTAGATATGTAACTTGTTAATAATAGAATAGTTACAAAAAAGATTCTTTTTTTCATGGTAGACCTTGAGATTTGATAAAACTTTGCCAAGTTTACGGAAAAATCCATAAAAAATATCTTAAAAAATCAGAAAACTTGAATATACCTTAATGTTTTAACAGTTTGACTTATCTTTGTTCTTGATACTTTTATACTCAATTGAATGAACAAACTTATTTCAGGTTTTTCTAAGTTAACTAAAGATGAAAAGATTACCTGGTTAACCGAGAATTATTTCCATAATCAATCAGAAGCCAAAGCTATTATTAAGCAGTATTGGAACAACAATAATGATTTACAACAACTGCACGATGATTTTATAGAAAACACAATTTCTAATTTTTATATGCCTTTTGGTATTGCACCAAATTTTGTGATTAATGATAGAACTTACGTAATTCCTATGGTGGTAGAAGAAAGTTCTGTGGTTGCAGCAGCTTCTTTGGTTGGTAAATTTTGGAGCACTAGAGGCGGTTTTAAAACAACGGTTATTGGTACTACAAAAATTGGGCAAGTTCATTTTATGTATGCGGGTGATAAAAAGGAACTCGAAGCCTATTTTATTAAAAATAAAACAGAATTATTTGCTGCTACAGCTTCCATTACTAAAAATATGGAAAAACGTGGTGGCGGAATTTTAGATATTCAATTAGTTGATAAAACTGATCAATTAGAAAACTATTACCAATTACATGTAACCTTTGAAACGAAAGATTCAATGGGCGCAAACTTTATCAATTCTTGTTTAGAGGCAATTGCTAAAAAGTTTGAAAAAGACGATATAGAAATTGTAATGAGTATTTTATCTAATTACGTTCCAGAATGTGTGGTTAGAGCAGAAGTGAGTTGTAAGATAGAAGAATTAGGAGGAGAGAATCCTCAGAGATTTGCAGAGAAATTTTACCAAGCAGTAAAAATTGCAGAAATAGAACCTTATAGGGCGGTAACGCATAATAAAGGAATTATGAATGGAATTGATGCTGTTGTTTTAGCAACTGGTAACGATTTTAGAGCAGTAGAAGCTGGTGCGCACGCGTACGCTTCTAAATCCGGACAATACTCTAGCTTGTCTCATTGTACTATTGATGATGGAATTTTTAAATTCTGGATTGATATTCCGTTGGCTTTAGGAACCGTTGGTGGCTTAACAGGTTTACATCCTCTAGCAAAGTTATCTTTAGAAATGTTGCAAAAACCATCTGCAAGAACTTTAATGCAAATTATGGCAGCAGCAGGTTTGGCTCAAAATTTTGCAGCTTTAAGAGCTTTAACGACTAAAGGGATTCAGCATGGACACATGAAAATGCATTTACAGAATATCTTAAATCAGTTTAATGCTACGGATGAAGAAAAAGAAATAGTTACTGCTTTCTTTGATAAAAAAACGGTGACACATTCTGCAGTTGTAGAAAAAATAGATGCTTTAAGAAAACCTTCTATCAATTGGATTGATTTTTTTAATAAGACTTTGGTAAGTTATAAACTGGCTAAGATTGATGAAAAGACAAAGCCGCTTTTTGGGAAGATGAATGGGCAACAAATGATAGAACATTTAAGTTTTTTATTACAAATTTCTAATGGAAAAATAGCTGCTGATTATTATGTATCTGATGAAAAATCAGCAAGAAGAAAACCTTTTTTAAATACAGAAGGGGAGTTGCAAGTTGGGTTTAAAGCAAGTATGTTGTCTGAAGAACCAAATGCCTTAAAATTTAATTCTGTAGGTGAAGCAATTCATGATTTATTCATTCAAATTGATGCTTTTAAGATTCATTTTGAAACAGCCAAAGCTGAAAATCATCCGTTTTTTGGGGAATTAAATTATGAGTATTGGCAAAAATTTCATGTAAAACATTTTACACATCATTTTAAACAATTTGGATTGGTATAATGAATTTTTATTCTAACGGAAAACTTTTATTAACAGGAGAATATCTTGTTTTAGATGGCGCAAAATCTTTGGCAATTCCAACTAAATTTGGACAAAATTTAAATATTGAGAAAATAAAAGAACCTCAAATTATTTGGGGAAGTTTTACACACACCGGAGAATGTTGGTTTGAGGCTGTTTTCGATTTAAAAAAACTACGTTTGATAAATTGTACTTTCAACTCAGATAAAGAAGGAAGTGGAGAGGTTATTGCAGAAACGTTGTTAGATATTTTAAAAGAAGCTAAAAACTTAAATCCAGATTTTTTAAAATCAGAAAACGGATTTGTTGTAAAAACAAACCTTACATTCCCAAGAAATTGGGGATTAGGAACTTCATCAACATTAATAAATTCTGTAGCTTCTTGGGCAAAAGTAGATGCTTTTCAATTGCTTTGGAATTCCTTTAAAGGAAGTGGTTATGATATTGCTTGTGCACAAAACGATACGCCAGTTTTTTATCAAATAGAAAATAAAAAACCTGTTGTTGAGCAAGTGGAATTCAATCCGAGTTTTAAAGAGAATTTGTTTTTTGTTCATTTAAATCAGAAGCAAGATTCTAAAGAAGGAATTGCAAAGTTCAGGGAGAGTAACATTAATTTTGATAAAGAAATAAAAAGAATTTCAGAAATTTCTGATGAATTTTTAACTACAAAATCATTAGAAGAATTTGAAGATTTAATTGTAGAACATGAACAAATTATTAGTTCTATTATCAAATTGAAACCGGTAAAAGAAAAATTATTTCCAGATTATTTTGGAGCCATAAAAAGTTTAGGTGCTTGGGGAGGAGATTTTGTTTTAGTTACAGGAGACGCATCAACACCAAGCTATTTTAAAAATAAAGGATTTGAAACCATATTGACTTACAGTCAGATGGTTTTATAATAAAATATTAGGTCTCGACTGCGCTCGACCTGACAATTAATATTCTAAATGTCTCCTCGAGCGCAGTCGAGAGGTTTTATACAAGATAAACAAATGAGTAAAGTAATAATTATTGGAGGAGGAGCAGCAGGATATTTTACAGCGATAAATGCAAAAGAAAATAACCCTGAATTAGATATTACAATTCTCGAAAAAGGAAAAGACGTTTTACAAAAGGTGAAAATTTCTGGAGGTGGAAGATGTAATGTTACACACGCATGTTTTATTCCAAAGGACTTAACAGAATTCTATCCAAGAGGAAAAAAAGAATTGTTAGGGCCTTTTCACCAGTTTATGACAGGCGATACTTTTGAATGGTTCGAAAACAGAGGAGTTCCTTTAAAGATAGAAGACGATAATCGTGTTTTTCCAGAAGCAAATACAAGTCAGGCAATTATAGATTGTTTTCAAAATGCTGTTGATAACTTAGGAATTAAAGTGTTAACAAACTGTGGTGTGAATTCGGTTTCTCAACAAGACAATAAATGGATTATCAACACAAAAGAACAAATTTTTGAAGCAGATAAATTAGTAATTGCTGCAGGAAGTTCTAAAAAAGTATGGGAA
Encoded here:
- a CDS encoding ComEC/Rec2 family competence protein: MKRLYNYIPLHFVVLLIIGICFQFFTQFWSYSFLKTSLFLGGLAVLVFLITNKVIRTGLAFILFFFVGVSAVYLNDDRNYDSFYEHQLEDNATVILQIDKILKPGNYYQKYEAKVIKVNADKTIGTVLLNIQKDSFTNPLHVDDQILLKPTLKELIPPLNPHQFNYKSYLAKQGIHHQLFVAENQFLRLNSKRTSLLGLSAKFRNKIQESLKKYHFKDNELAVINALLLGQRQDISKELIVDYQRAGAIHILAVSGLHVGVILWILSFIFKPLERIKYGLFLKTVIIVLLLWMFAFIAGLSASVVRAVTMFTFLAIGLSLRRKNVVEFSFISSMLFLLLIKPMFLFDVGFQLSYLAVFGILWVQPKLYKVYNPRFFLDKKIWQLFTVSIAAQIGILPLSIYYFQQFPGLFLASNLVIIPFLSAILIGGILVIIASLLHILPQFLADIYGVIISGMNDFVSWVSHQEEFLFKEISISFITMLCWYVFLFLGVYFLIEKSSKKLIYFFISILLLQSVYLIESNQNKVKEELIVFHKSRFSMIGKRVGAQLFLQHDIDSVRFKKENSIKSYSVSEGIIQVKETSFKNFVKFSNKDVLLIDSLGVYNITGLKKPIVVMQYSPKINLTRLIKTIKPSQIIADGSNYKSYVIRWEKLCLKHQIPFHYTGQKGAFIID
- a CDS encoding thioredoxin family protein — encoded protein: MKNFKLLIAILLFCLNINAQENIKWLGFEEAIKLNKKNPKPILIDVYTDWCGYCKKMDLNTYSNKTIGDYINKNFYAVKLDGEGKKDILFNEHTFKYQKEGRRGYNQLAATLMDGKLSYPTTLFLTEKEELLDRIPGYLDTETMEKVLVYFSEKIYETKKWGEFDKDFKSNL
- a CDS encoding peptide MFS transporter, coding for MNTDIENLFKDKVIGHPAGLFVLFFTEMWERFSFYGMRILLVLFLTAPLIGDNPGWEWPREHALALIGTYASLLYLTPIVGGWVADKITGYKWAVVIGCFIMMLGHASMVFETQFTLYLGLALLVIGTGFFKPNVTSMISEMYKGKESKKDGAYTIFYMGVNAGAFFGMMLCGYLAENIGWSWGFGLAGIFMFLGMLQFWLAKDLFGSIGEKPSKVYEVELAQNINEVSPTEQNSSEEKLNPFTGLDKILIILSALGGVLYLFNDPMSKVGDINILDFKIGSMDGSNVTILTALVLFLYLVISRISRYTKIIRDKIIAVAIFGIFTVFFFAAFEQSLGSMTIFARDYTGRTLAGSSAMIFKIIDLILTVGPLAIITWVLYLLFKKTYSKIPFSNIILGLAFVTLWGIVIWKVNREFSADATEVGASWFGILNSFFIITLAPLFSKWWESKYNPSAAMKYGLGLILLGLGFGVLVIGTMGIEQGAKTASVSMFFLIFAYLFHTMGELCISPVGLSYLSKLVPGRMIGFMFGIWYLAIAIGQKAAGTMGGMIDKITEEHSLSTFFLIFTLVPIAVGLISIVLNPLLKKLMHGVK
- a CDS encoding peptide MFS transporter encodes the protein MSNTAKLPHQKELFGHPVGLYVLFFTEMWERFSYYGMRSILVIYMIAQASDKNGPGLGWTELEAYQLYGWYVMLVYLISIPGGILADKVLGQKKTVMLGAVLLSIGHGVLAIEQDWAFFTGLGFIIIGVGCLKPNISTMVGGLYKKGDIRRDKGFSIFYIGINLGSLLATTFIGLVVAKWGWHAGFGLAGIAMILGLVVYIWGQKFITHVGNKVVAKESKDNVSIGKIFGNIFKSPIHLGIMTVMIVLSLYFGYTKEGVDHWGYGALFVFLSLVVGLLMMIYKDLESKIMKDRFLVLLLSFLLVVVFWGAFEQAGGLMSVYTEQKTDRMLFGMLIPTPMFQGLNAGFIILLAVWIANIWAKRKLKNKEASSLFKMATGTIIMGLGFVFMILAVREYEANGSSGMQWLILAYLFHTIGELSSSPVSLSFVTKLAPVKYASLMMGLYFAATGLGGKVAGVLGEKSAEFGEYTIFTGIVIFTVIFGLLVIALLKPLKRLTHGAEDNEVEIHDNEAEGFELAD
- a CDS encoding S9 family peptidase, coding for MKKRIFFVTILLLTSYISTAQTTPKQTSNLKEITLEEIWNGTFSAERMNSLNSMNGDFYAVLDYNRQTRSVSVDKYSYKTLEKVETIVNSANLKDLNSFSSYSFNNDETKLILGTNFKKIYRHSFKGTFYAYDIASKNLTLIEENIQEPVFSPDNKNIAYAKDNNIFIKNLASNNSIQVTNDGKINEVINGITDWVYEEEFAFVRAFEWNKTGTHLAFLRFDETNVPTFSMDIVGTELYPTQQVFKYPKAGEKNADVTLHMYTLSTASTKKISLGDYEYIPRIKWSNDADVLVATTLNRHQNNLKLHKVNPIKATTVLLLNETDKAYIDITDNLTFLADNSFIWTSEKDGYNHIYHYDFNGKLINQITKGNWEVTNYYGFNEKKKTIYYQSVENGSINRGVYAINLNGKRKKLLSNEGGQNTAAFSKNLNFFINTYSSAETPPVYSLYTAKGKMLKVIKDNVALKERLSAYKMSPKEFSTININGNDLNMWMVKPLDFDETKKYPLLMFQYSGPGSQQVGNTWNGSNDYWHNMLAQKGIIVVCIDGRGTGYKGADFKKVTQKELGKYEVEDQIAAAKKLVERSYIDKNNVGIWGWSYGGFMSTNCILKGNDIFTTAIAVAPVTSWRFYDSVYTERYMQTPQENASGYDDNSPINYADKLKGNYLLVHGTGDDNVHVQNSYRMINSLIEANKQFDMFIVPDRTHSIYKGRNMRLNLFTKMTNFIDENLNNKSNK
- a CDS encoding DUF1569 domain-containing protein — its product is MLSEEPNALKFNSVGEAIHDLFIQIDAFKIHFETAKAENHPFFGELNYEYWQKFHVKHFTHHFKQFGLV
- a CDS encoding GYDIA family GHMP kinase — protein: MNFYSNGKLLLTGEYLVLDGAKSLAIPTKFGQNLNIEKIKEPQIIWGSFTHTGECWFEAVFDLKKLRLINCTFNSDKEGSGEVIAETLLDILKEAKNLNPDFLKSENGFVVKTNLTFPRNWGLGTSSTLINSVASWAKVDAFQLLWNSFKGSGYDIACAQNDTPVFYQIENKKPVVEQVEFNPSFKENLFFVHLNQKQDSKEGIAKFRESNINFDKEIKRISEISDEFLTTKSLEEFEDLIVEHEQIISSIIKLKPVKEKLFPDYFGAIKSLGAWGGDFVLVTGDASTPSYFKNKGFETILTYSQMVL